In Lineus longissimus chromosome 7, tnLinLong1.2, whole genome shotgun sequence, a genomic segment contains:
- the LOC135490647 gene encoding cytosolic Fe-S cluster assembly factor NUBP2 homolog — protein MSTEVKYSKELSNNMSSTTRGCPAESEQAGRASMCEGCPGQALCKSQGAEDPDQGMIDLRMNAIKHKILVLSGKGGVGKSSIATSLAIALGLDTQKTALLDLDICGPSVPNLMGVAGQQVVSTEYGWKALVSPHGNVKVMSVGSLLESSDSSITFRGPRKTRLIMQLIKDTFWGRLDYLIVDTPPGTSDEHLTVVKALKNTKPDGAVIVTTPQKVALGTIRKEINFCRKMGLKILGIVENMSGYACPCCGEITDIFNSAGSVEKLCEEFKLKYLGKIPLDKHFVMCCEKGQTILKDHPETQTAEALTKLTKTIKETVSS, from the exons ATGTCTACAGAAGTTAAATACAGTAAAGAACTGTCTAATAATATGTCATCTACTACTAGAGGTTGTCCGGCAGAATCG GAGCAAGCTGGTCGAGCCAGCATGTGTGAGGGCTGTCCAGGTCAAGCACTATGCAAATCCCAAG GGGCTGAAGACCCAGACCAAGGTATGATTGATCTCAGGATGAATGCCATAAAGCACAAAATCTTGGTGCTTTCGGGAAAAGGGG GAGTTGGAAAGTCCAGCATAGCCACATCATTAGCTATAGCTCTTGGACTAGACACACAGAAGACAGCACTACTGGATCTCGATATATGTGGGCCAAGCGTACCAAATTTGATGGGGGTGGCTGGGCAGCAAGTGGTCAGCACGGAGTATGGTTGGAAAGCATTAGT GTCCCCGCATGGAAATGTGAAAGTGATGTCTGTAGGATCACTATTAGAATCCAGCGATAGTTCCATTACATTCAGAGGTCCAAGAAAGACGCGACTCATCATGCAACTTATAAAGGATACCTTTTGGGGACGATTAGACTACTTGATAGTTG ATACGCCCCCAGGCACCAGTGACGAACACCTGACAGTGGTGAAAGCCCTTAAGAATACCAAACCTGATGGTGCTGTGATAGTAACCACTCCACAGAAAGTGGCCTTAGGAACGATTCGGAAAGAGATTAACTTCTGCAGGAAGATGGGATTGAAAATTCTTGGGATTGTCGAAAATATGAGTGGATATGCTTGTCCATGTTGTGGA GAGATCACCGATATATTCAACTCTGCTGGGAGTGTGGAAAAACTCTGCGAAGAATTCAAGTTGAAGTATTTGGGGAAGATTCCTTTGGACAAG CATTTTGTGATGTGCTGTGAAAAAGGTCAGACGATACTCAAGGACCATCCGGAAACACAAACAGCTGAAGCCCTCACGAAATTGACAAAGactatcaaagagacagtgtcGTCGTGA
- the LOC135490645 gene encoding uncharacterized protein LOC135490645 isoform X1, whose product MLTFSDFLKFICSPFTQKKSIMFSRKQRIREAVYIFTRYPEPGKCKTRLVPMLGEKGAARVQMLMTEHILGQVLELKNAKPDLHVVVYFSGTNEKTMHYWIDRKYANHKLLLKPQRGDDLGEKLMNACLDSFHSGVERLIIVGCDIPGINHGILEDAFSMLKWDDCDLVIGPAEDGGYYLLGTNRRIGVNTIESLFKGIEWGTSKVFEQQVEAAEFLGMKAAKLDQTLRDVDTPEDIGVFEQELGVRTKEVTSPMWSIIIPCLNEVDEIENCLQSAILSCSEPSKVELIICDGGSDDGSVEKVKEVLTDRGVLWKLIHSPAGRGRQMVAGASESSGDNLLFLHVDSRLPQNFDQHAEDCLWIPGIVAGAFRFQLDFEPGKVDPKASPRASPTPTPDDAPGPVPETGKTSKLSKFQARLLEWGANIRSKYGELPYGDQAIFLRKKIYLQVGGMPGYPLFEDFALIEKLKSLGHIGIVEGEPCLTSARRWEKHGYYKVTGMNSMMVAAYMCGVSPDRLASWYQAGRKEKKPGTSESAENSSTHDDMSDLTTPASDGADRVEPVETPPY is encoded by the exons atgttgacattttcagattttctcAAATTTATTTGCTCCCCATTCACCCAAAAAAAGTCCATTATGTTCAGCAGAAAACAAAGAATTAGAGAGGCAGTTTATATATTCACTAGATACCCAGAACCAGGAAAATGTAAAACGCGGTTAGTCCCAATGTTGGGAGAGAAAGGAGCTGCAAGGGTCCAGATGTTGATG ACTGAGCATATTCTTGGACAAGTCCTTGAGCTAAAGAATGCCAAGCCTGATCTTCATGTCGTCGTCTACTTCAGTGGAACGAACGAGAAGACCATGCATTATTGGATTGATAGGAAATATGCCAACCACAAACTTCTGCTGAAGCCACAGAGGGGTGATGACCTGGGAGAGAAACTGATGAACGCTTGCCTTGATAGCTTCCATAGTGGTGTTGAGAGGTTGATCATTgttg GCTGTGACATTCCTGGGATCAACCACGGTATACTAGAAGATGCATTCAGTATGTTAAAGTGGGATGATTGTGACCTCGTGATAGGCCCAGCAGAAGATGGCGGTTACTACCTGCTCGGAACCAATAGACGCATTGGAGTTAATACAATAG AATCCCTCTTCAAGGGTATCGAATGGGGTACGAGTAAAGTCTTCGAACAGCAGGTAGAAGCTGCGGAATTCCTCGGAATGAAGGCAGCTAAACTTGACCAGACGCTTCGCGATGTGGACACACCAGAGGATATAGGAGTCTTTGAGCAGGAATTGGGTGTCCGAACGAAAGAGGTTACCTCACCGATGTGGTCAATTATTATTCCATGCTTGAATGAAGTTGATGAGATTGAAAACTGTTTACAGAGTGCTATTCTG AGCTGCAGTGAGCCGAGTAAAGTCGAGCTGATTATCTGTGATGGTGGAAGTGATGATGGGTCGGTTGAAAAGGTCAAGGAGGTCCTGACCGATCGGGGTGTCCTATGGAAGCTTATCCACAGTCCTGCTG GTCGTGGACGACAGATGGTCGCAGGGGCGTCCGAGAGTTCCGGAGACAACCTTCTCTTCCTTCATGTCGATAGTCGACTTCCACAGAACTTTGACCAACATGCTGAAGACTGTCTATGGATCCCAGGGATTGTGGCGGGAGCCTTCCGGTTCCAACTGGATTTTGAGCCAGGGAAAGTGGA CCCTAAGGCTAGTCCCCGTGCTAGTCCAACTCCTACTCCTGATGATGCGCCGGGCCCGGT CCCAGAAACTGGCAAGACTTCCAAGTTGAGCAAGTTCCAAGCACGACTTTTAGAATGGGGTGCAAACATAAGGTCGAAATACGGAG AGCTTCCCTATGGTGACCAAGCTATATTCCTGAGGAAGAAGATTTACCTCCAGGTCGGTGGTATGCCAGGGTACCCCCTCTTTGAAGATTTTGCTTTG attgaaaaattaaagtcaCTTGGCCATATTGGTATCGTCGAGGGCGAGCCTTGCTTGACGTCTGCTCGGCGCTGGGAGAAACATGGCTATTATAAG GTAACTGGTATGAACTCCATGATGGTGGCTGCCTACATGTGCGGTGTTTCACCAGACCGCCTCGCCTCGTGGTACCAAGCCGGAAGAAAAGAGAAGAAGCCCGGCACCTCGGAAAGTGCAGAGAACAGCTCGACACACGATGACATGAGCGATTTAACGACACCTGCAAGCGATGGCGCAGATCGGGTCGAACCAGTCGAGACGCCGCCATATTGA
- the LOC135490646 gene encoding POC1 centriolar protein homolog A-like isoform X2: MGTVLEDPTLERHFRGHRDTITSLDFNPNMKQIASGSMDSSLMIWHFKPQMRAYRFVGHKDAVMSVRFSPSGHLVASASRDKTVRLWIPSVKGESTVFKAHTATVRSVDFSSDGQHLCSTSDDKTVKVWTVHRQKFLFSLTQHMNWVRCAKFSPDSRLIVSGSDDKTVKLWDKQNKECVHTFFEHGGFVNDVAFHPSGTCIAAASTDSTVKVWDIRMNKLLQHYTVHTAPVNSLSFHASGNYLITASDDSTLKILDLLEGRLFYTLHGHQGPSTAVAFSRSGDYFASGGSDEQVLVWKTNFDQVDYNEVLQSHRARQAGEEKPTVHDIPPRSPHYRSPARGSPCQPTSTTNGSMRDLGATSGDRASRAYQEREDESVPTKQPLEAKSVSPELANTLEHIVGQLDIITQTVSILEQRLTMTENKLRECLDNQQKITLQIRPTD, translated from the exons ATGGGTACTGTACTT GAGGATCCTACCTTGGAGCGCCATTTTAGAGGACATAGAGACACTATCACAAGTCTTGATTTTAACCCAAATATGAAGCAAATAG CCTCTGGTTCCATGGACTCGTCATTGATGATTTGGCACTTCAAGCCGCAGATGCGAGCGTACCGATTTGTCGGCCACAAAGATGCTGTGATGTCGGTTCGCTTCTCACCATCAGGGCATCTGGTTGCCTCTGCTTCAAGAGACAAGACAGTCAGACTTTGGATACCAAGTGT GAAAGGTGAATCGACTGTCTTCAAAGCACACACAGCTACAGTAAGAAGCGTAGACTTCTCAAGTGATGGCCAGCACCTGTGCAGCACCTCAGATGACAAAACTGTCAAGGTCTGGACAGTGCATCGGCAGAAGTTTTTGTTCTCCCTGACACAGCACATGAATTGGGTTCGATGTGCTAA GTTTTCTCCAGACAGTCGATTGATAGTGTCCGGCAGTGATGATAAAACAGTCAAACTCTGGGACAAACAGAACAAGGAATGTGTCCATACATTCTTTGAACATGGAGG GTTTGTGAATGACGTTGCCTTCCACCCCAGTGGTACTTGTATTGCTGCTGCTTCCACCGATAGCACTGTGAAAGTCTGGGACATCAGAATGAATAAATTGCTTCAACATTACACAG TCCACACAGCCCCAGTGAACAGCCTATCCTTCCATGCCAGTGGTAACTACCTTATAACAGCCTCAGATGATTCCACGTTGAAAATACTGGATTTATTAGAGGGACGATTGTTTTACACGCTACACGGACATCAG GGTCCATCAACAGCTGTTGCGTTCTCCCGGTCCGGCGACTACTTCGCATCGGGAGGTTCAGACGAGCAAGTTTTGGTGTGGAAGACAAACTTTGACCAAGTCGACTACAATGAGGTATTGCAGTCTCACCGCGCCAGGCAGGCAGGGGAGGAAAAGCCCACCGTCCATGACATTCCCCCGAGGTCACCACATTATAGGTCGCCCGCAAGGGGCTCACCTTGCCAG CCGACCAGTACCACTAATGGAAGTATGAGGGACCTAGGCGCCACATCGGGTGACCGTGCTTCGCGAGCTTACCAGGAGAGGGAGGATGAGTCAGTCCCGACCAAGCAGCCACTGGAAGCCAAATCAGTCTCCCCGGAGTTGGCCAATACGCTTGAACATATTGTTGGACAATTAGATATCATCACACAG ACGGTGTCCATCCTTGAGCAACGCCTCACCATGACGGAGAACAAGCTGCGTGAATGTCTTGACAACCAGCAGAAAATCACACTGCAGATTAGGCCGACCGATTGA
- the LOC135490646 gene encoding POC1 centriolar protein homolog A-like isoform X1 encodes MGTVLEDPTLERHFRGHRDTITSLDFNPNMKQIASGSMDSSLMIWHFKPQMRAYRFVGHKDAVMSVRFSPSGHLVASASRDKTVRLWIPSVKGESTVFKAHTATVRSVDFSSDGQHLCSTSDDKTVKVWTVHRQKFLFSLTQHMNWVRCAKFSPDSRLIVSGSDDKTVKLWDKQNKECVHTFFEHGGFVNDVAFHPSGTCIAAASTDSTVKVWDIRMNKLLQHYTVHTAPVNSLSFHASGNYLITASDDSTLKILDLLEGRLFYTLHGHQGPSTAVAFSRSGDYFASGGSDEQVLVWKTNFDQVDYNEVLQSHRARQAGEEKPTVHDIPPRSPHYRSPARGSPCQLDARSELRSMTDTDPGITDIGPALFSHPQPTSTTNGSMRDLGATSGDRASRAYQEREDESVPTKQPLEAKSVSPELANTLEHIVGQLDIITQTVSILEQRLTMTENKLRECLDNQQKITLQIRPTD; translated from the exons ATGGGTACTGTACTT GAGGATCCTACCTTGGAGCGCCATTTTAGAGGACATAGAGACACTATCACAAGTCTTGATTTTAACCCAAATATGAAGCAAATAG CCTCTGGTTCCATGGACTCGTCATTGATGATTTGGCACTTCAAGCCGCAGATGCGAGCGTACCGATTTGTCGGCCACAAAGATGCTGTGATGTCGGTTCGCTTCTCACCATCAGGGCATCTGGTTGCCTCTGCTTCAAGAGACAAGACAGTCAGACTTTGGATACCAAGTGT GAAAGGTGAATCGACTGTCTTCAAAGCACACACAGCTACAGTAAGAAGCGTAGACTTCTCAAGTGATGGCCAGCACCTGTGCAGCACCTCAGATGACAAAACTGTCAAGGTCTGGACAGTGCATCGGCAGAAGTTTTTGTTCTCCCTGACACAGCACATGAATTGGGTTCGATGTGCTAA GTTTTCTCCAGACAGTCGATTGATAGTGTCCGGCAGTGATGATAAAACAGTCAAACTCTGGGACAAACAGAACAAGGAATGTGTCCATACATTCTTTGAACATGGAGG GTTTGTGAATGACGTTGCCTTCCACCCCAGTGGTACTTGTATTGCTGCTGCTTCCACCGATAGCACTGTGAAAGTCTGGGACATCAGAATGAATAAATTGCTTCAACATTACACAG TCCACACAGCCCCAGTGAACAGCCTATCCTTCCATGCCAGTGGTAACTACCTTATAACAGCCTCAGATGATTCCACGTTGAAAATACTGGATTTATTAGAGGGACGATTGTTTTACACGCTACACGGACATCAG GGTCCATCAACAGCTGTTGCGTTCTCCCGGTCCGGCGACTACTTCGCATCGGGAGGTTCAGACGAGCAAGTTTTGGTGTGGAAGACAAACTTTGACCAAGTCGACTACAATGAGGTATTGCAGTCTCACCGCGCCAGGCAGGCAGGGGAGGAAAAGCCCACCGTCCATGACATTCCCCCGAGGTCACCACATTATAGGTCGCCCGCAAGGGGCTCACCTTGCCAG CTTGATGCCCGAAGTGAGCTGAGAAGTATGACAGACACTGACCCCGGTATCACTGATATTGGTCCCGCTTTGTTCTCACACCCTCAG CCGACCAGTACCACTAATGGAAGTATGAGGGACCTAGGCGCCACATCGGGTGACCGTGCTTCGCGAGCTTACCAGGAGAGGGAGGATGAGTCAGTCCCGACCAAGCAGCCACTGGAAGCCAAATCAGTCTCCCCGGAGTTGGCCAATACGCTTGAACATATTGTTGGACAATTAGATATCATCACACAG ACGGTGTCCATCCTTGAGCAACGCCTCACCATGACGGAGAACAAGCTGCGTGAATGTCTTGACAACCAGCAGAAAATCACACTGCAGATTAGGCCGACCGATTGA
- the LOC135490645 gene encoding uncharacterized protein LOC135490645 isoform X2, with protein sequence MLTFSDFLKFICSPFTQKKSIMFSRKQRIREAVYIFTRYPEPGKCKTRLVPMLGEKGAARVQMLMTEHILGQVLELKNAKPDLHVVVYFSGTNEKTMHYWIDRKYANHKLLLKPQRGDDLGEKLMNACLDSFHSGVERLIIVGCDIPGINHGILEDAFSMLKWDDCDLVIGPAEDGGYYLLGTNRRIGVNTIESLFKGIEWGTSKVFEQQVEAAEFLGMKAAKLDQTLRDVDTPEDIGVFEQELGVRTKEVTSPMWSIIIPCLNEVDEIENCLQSAILSCSEPSKVELIICDGGSDDGSVEKVKEVLTDRGVLWKLIHSPAGRGRQMVAGASESSGDNLLFLHVDSRLPQNFDQHAEDCLWIPGIVAGAFRFQLDFEPGKVDPETGKTSKLSKFQARLLEWGANIRSKYGELPYGDQAIFLRKKIYLQVGGMPGYPLFEDFALIEKLKSLGHIGIVEGEPCLTSARRWEKHGYYKVTGMNSMMVAAYMCGVSPDRLASWYQAGRKEKKPGTSESAENSSTHDDMSDLTTPASDGADRVEPVETPPY encoded by the exons atgttgacattttcagattttctcAAATTTATTTGCTCCCCATTCACCCAAAAAAAGTCCATTATGTTCAGCAGAAAACAAAGAATTAGAGAGGCAGTTTATATATTCACTAGATACCCAGAACCAGGAAAATGTAAAACGCGGTTAGTCCCAATGTTGGGAGAGAAAGGAGCTGCAAGGGTCCAGATGTTGATG ACTGAGCATATTCTTGGACAAGTCCTTGAGCTAAAGAATGCCAAGCCTGATCTTCATGTCGTCGTCTACTTCAGTGGAACGAACGAGAAGACCATGCATTATTGGATTGATAGGAAATATGCCAACCACAAACTTCTGCTGAAGCCACAGAGGGGTGATGACCTGGGAGAGAAACTGATGAACGCTTGCCTTGATAGCTTCCATAGTGGTGTTGAGAGGTTGATCATTgttg GCTGTGACATTCCTGGGATCAACCACGGTATACTAGAAGATGCATTCAGTATGTTAAAGTGGGATGATTGTGACCTCGTGATAGGCCCAGCAGAAGATGGCGGTTACTACCTGCTCGGAACCAATAGACGCATTGGAGTTAATACAATAG AATCCCTCTTCAAGGGTATCGAATGGGGTACGAGTAAAGTCTTCGAACAGCAGGTAGAAGCTGCGGAATTCCTCGGAATGAAGGCAGCTAAACTTGACCAGACGCTTCGCGATGTGGACACACCAGAGGATATAGGAGTCTTTGAGCAGGAATTGGGTGTCCGAACGAAAGAGGTTACCTCACCGATGTGGTCAATTATTATTCCATGCTTGAATGAAGTTGATGAGATTGAAAACTGTTTACAGAGTGCTATTCTG AGCTGCAGTGAGCCGAGTAAAGTCGAGCTGATTATCTGTGATGGTGGAAGTGATGATGGGTCGGTTGAAAAGGTCAAGGAGGTCCTGACCGATCGGGGTGTCCTATGGAAGCTTATCCACAGTCCTGCTG GTCGTGGACGACAGATGGTCGCAGGGGCGTCCGAGAGTTCCGGAGACAACCTTCTCTTCCTTCATGTCGATAGTCGACTTCCACAGAACTTTGACCAACATGCTGAAGACTGTCTATGGATCCCAGGGATTGTGGCGGGAGCCTTCCGGTTCCAACTGGATTTTGAGCCAGGGAAAGTGGA CCCAGAAACTGGCAAGACTTCCAAGTTGAGCAAGTTCCAAGCACGACTTTTAGAATGGGGTGCAAACATAAGGTCGAAATACGGAG AGCTTCCCTATGGTGACCAAGCTATATTCCTGAGGAAGAAGATTTACCTCCAGGTCGGTGGTATGCCAGGGTACCCCCTCTTTGAAGATTTTGCTTTG attgaaaaattaaagtcaCTTGGCCATATTGGTATCGTCGAGGGCGAGCCTTGCTTGACGTCTGCTCGGCGCTGGGAGAAACATGGCTATTATAAG GTAACTGGTATGAACTCCATGATGGTGGCTGCCTACATGTGCGGTGTTTCACCAGACCGCCTCGCCTCGTGGTACCAAGCCGGAAGAAAAGAGAAGAAGCCCGGCACCTCGGAAAGTGCAGAGAACAGCTCGACACACGATGACATGAGCGATTTAACGACACCTGCAAGCGATGGCGCAGATCGGGTCGAACCAGTCGAGACGCCGCCATATTGA